A genomic region of Kineococcus rhizosphaerae contains the following coding sequences:
- a CDS encoding GNAT family N-acetyltransferase encodes MLIRECTDADWLSIWPFFDEIVADGETYALPQGLTSQRARDLWVQGPPWGTFVAVDGEGADAEQVLGTAKCGPNRPGGGSHVATASFMVSPAARGRGVGRALGEHVLGWARERGFLAMQFNAVVETNTAAVALWRSLGFGIVGTVPQAFDHPEHGHVGLHVMHRFL; translated from the coding sequence GTGCTGATCCGTGAGTGCACCGACGCCGACTGGCTCTCGATCTGGCCCTTCTTCGACGAGATCGTCGCCGACGGCGAGACGTACGCGCTGCCGCAGGGGCTGACGTCGCAGCGGGCGCGCGACCTGTGGGTGCAGGGCCCGCCGTGGGGCACCTTCGTGGCCGTGGACGGCGAGGGGGCGGACGCGGAGCAGGTGCTGGGCACGGCGAAGTGCGGCCCGAACCGACCCGGCGGCGGGTCCCACGTCGCCACCGCGAGCTTCATGGTCTCCCCGGCGGCCCGGGGTCGCGGCGTCGGCCGCGCGCTCGGCGAGCACGTCCTCGGCTGGGCCCGCGAGCGGGGGTTCCTCGCGATGCAGTTCAACGCCGTCGTGGAGACGAACACGGCCGCCGTCGCGCTGTGGCGCTCGCTGGGCTTCGGGATCGTCGGCACCGTCCCGCAGGCCTTCGACCACCCCGAGCACGGCCACGTCGGTCTGCACGTGATGCACCGCTTCCTCTGA
- a CDS encoding rhodanese-like domain-containing protein, with amino-acid sequence MAYAGDLTPREAFELVRDDPDAVLVDVRTDAEWRFVGTPTGLGTEPVFASWLPVDPERFLTELSAAGIAPGSGRKVVFLCRSGQRSVAAAETATAAGITPSYNVLEGFEGPLDADGHRGAVGWRAAGLPWRQS; translated from the coding sequence GTGGCCTACGCCGGCGACCTCACCCCGCGTGAGGCCTTCGAGCTCGTCCGGGACGACCCGGACGCCGTCCTGGTCGACGTCCGCACCGACGCCGAGTGGCGCTTCGTGGGCACCCCGACCGGCCTGGGCACCGAGCCCGTGTTCGCGTCCTGGCTCCCCGTGGACCCCGAGCGCTTCCTCACCGAGCTGTCCGCGGCGGGGATCGCGCCCGGGAGCGGGCGCAAGGTCGTGTTCCTGTGCCGCTCCGGACAGCGCTCCGTCGCGGCCGCCGAGACCGCCACGGCGGCCGGGATCACCCCCAGCTACAACGTCCTCGAGGGGTTCGAAGGACCCCTCGACGCCGACGGGCACCGCGGTGCGGTGGGCTGGCGGGCCGCGGGACTGCCCTGGAGGCAGTCGTGA
- a CDS encoding O-succinylhomoserine sulfhydrylase, which translates to MSDTHAWRPDTTAVRGGLARSQFEETAEAMYLTSGYVYETAADAEAAFSGDVDRYVYSRYGNPTVSVFTERLRQIEGAEACYGLASGMSAVFYALAALLGAGDRVVAARSLFGSCFVILDEILPRWGVETVFVDGEDLQQWEQALATPAQAVFFETPANPMQTLVDIAAVTELAHAAGATVVVDNAFASPVGQHPLQFGADVVVYSATKHIDGQGRVMGGAVLGTEEFIAGRFRELTRHTGPTLSPFNAWTLAKGLETLSLRVRHSAATALRLAEHLEQQPGIRWVRYPLLPSHPQFDLAKRQMDLGGTILTFELDAPSGRGKERAFEVLDALRIVDISNNLGDAKSLATHPATTTHRRLGAEGRAAIGLTDGVLRLSVGLEDPDDLLEDLTRALS; encoded by the coding sequence GTGAGCGACACGCACGCCTGGCGGCCCGACACCACCGCCGTCCGCGGCGGCCTGGCCCGCTCGCAGTTCGAGGAGACCGCGGAGGCGATGTACCTGACGTCGGGGTACGTCTACGAGACCGCCGCCGACGCCGAGGCCGCGTTCAGCGGGGACGTCGACCGCTACGTCTACTCCCGCTACGGCAACCCCACGGTGTCGGTCTTCACCGAGCGGCTGCGGCAGATCGAGGGCGCCGAGGCCTGCTACGGCCTGGCCAGCGGCATGTCCGCGGTGTTCTACGCCTTGGCCGCGCTGCTGGGTGCCGGGGACCGCGTCGTCGCCGCCCGCAGCCTGTTCGGGTCGTGCTTCGTGATCCTCGACGAGATCCTCCCGCGCTGGGGCGTCGAGACGGTCTTCGTCGACGGCGAGGACCTGCAGCAGTGGGAGCAGGCCCTGGCGACGCCGGCCCAGGCGGTGTTCTTCGAGACCCCGGCGAACCCCATGCAGACGCTCGTGGACATCGCCGCGGTCACCGAGCTCGCGCACGCGGCGGGGGCGACGGTCGTCGTCGACAACGCCTTCGCCTCCCCGGTGGGGCAGCACCCGCTGCAGTTCGGCGCGGACGTCGTCGTGTACTCGGCGACCAAGCACATCGACGGCCAGGGCCGGGTCATGGGCGGTGCCGTCCTGGGCACCGAGGAGTTCATCGCCGGACGTTTCCGCGAACTCACCCGGCACACCGGCCCGACCTTGAGCCCGTTCAACGCCTGGACGCTGGCCAAGGGACTGGAGACCCTGAGCCTGCGGGTGCGGCACTCGGCGGCCACCGCGCTGCGGCTCGCCGAGCACCTCGAGCAGCAGCCGGGGATCCGCTGGGTCCGCTACCCGCTGCTGCCCAGCCACCCGCAGTTCGACCTGGCGAAGCGTCAGATGGACCTCGGCGGGACCATCCTCACGTTCGAGCTCGACGCCCCCTCCGGCCGCGGCAAGGAGCGCGCGTTCGAGGTGCTCGACGCGCTGCGGATCGTCGACATCTCCAACAACCTCGGCGACGCCAAGTCGCTGGCCACCCACCCGGCCACCACGACGCACCGGCGGCTGGGTGCCGAGGGTCGTGCCGCCATCGGCCTGACCGACGGCGTGCTGCGGTTGTCGGTGGGTCTGGAGGACCCCGACGACCTGCTGGAAGACCTCACCCGCGCCCTCTCCTGA
- a CDS encoding cobalamin-independent methionine synthase II family protein: MSSQQIPVSHAGSLPRTPELIAANEARTFAEDGFTLDRSPEFDALLTGAVVDLVQRQKDLGVTIVGDGEYGKAMSSAVDYGAWWGYVFQRVSGLALTGEDIFSQPNVLSEPGHVRLTSFPNRRDWTIFKDAYTDPTSGISTGKNATPFPATTGALQYTGHEAIASDIANLKAGLAAAGLEQGFITSLSPGSGARIANRHYATEEEHIWAWAEVMREEYKAVTDAGLIVQIDDPSIAENWDQITPEPSVEDYQAFTRIRVEALNHALRGLPTEQVRFHLCWGSWHGPHTTDVEFKHIVDLMLEIDAGSYSFEAANVRHEHEWKVWRDVRLPEGKKIVPGIVSHATNVVEHPELVADRIERFASVVGAENVVASTDCGLGGRIHPQIAVAKLAALGEGARLAGSRLFG, encoded by the coding sequence TTGTCCAGCCAGCAGATCCCCGTCTCGCACGCCGGCTCCCTGCCGCGCACGCCCGAACTCATCGCGGCCAACGAGGCGCGCACGTTCGCCGAGGACGGTTTCACCCTCGACCGCAGCCCCGAGTTCGACGCGCTGCTCACCGGTGCCGTCGTCGACCTCGTCCAGCGCCAGAAGGACCTCGGCGTGACGATCGTGGGGGATGGCGAGTACGGCAAGGCCATGTCGAGCGCCGTCGACTACGGCGCCTGGTGGGGGTACGTGTTCCAGCGCGTCAGCGGTCTCGCGCTGACGGGCGAGGACATCTTCAGCCAGCCGAACGTGCTGTCCGAACCGGGTCACGTGCGCCTGACGAGCTTCCCGAACCGCCGCGACTGGACGATCTTCAAGGACGCCTACACGGACCCGACGTCGGGGATCTCGACGGGGAAGAACGCCACGCCGTTCCCCGCGACGACCGGTGCCCTGCAGTACACCGGGCACGAGGCCATCGCCTCCGACATCGCCAACCTCAAGGCCGGCCTGGCGGCCGCGGGCCTCGAGCAGGGGTTCATCACCTCCCTGTCCCCGGGCAGCGGCGCGCGCATCGCCAACCGGCACTACGCCACCGAGGAGGAGCACATCTGGGCGTGGGCCGAGGTGATGCGCGAGGAGTACAAGGCGGTCACCGACGCCGGCCTGATCGTGCAGATCGACGACCCGTCGATCGCGGAGAACTGGGACCAGATCACGCCCGAACCCTCCGTGGAGGACTACCAGGCGTTCACCCGCATCCGCGTCGAGGCCCTCAACCACGCCCTGCGCGGGTTGCCGACCGAGCAGGTCCGCTTCCACCTGTGCTGGGGCAGCTGGCACGGCCCGCACACCACCGACGTCGAGTTCAAGCACATCGTCGACCTCATGCTCGAGATCGACGCCGGGTCGTACTCGTTCGAGGCCGCGAACGTGCGCCACGAGCACGAGTGGAAGGTGTGGCGGGACGTGCGGCTGCCCGAGGGCAAGAAGATCGTCCCGGGCATCGTGAGCCACGCCACGAACGTCGTCGAGCACCCCGAGCTGGTCGCCGACCGCATCGAGCGGTTCGCCTCCGTCGTCGGCGCCGAGAACGTCGTGGCCTCCACCGACTGCGGTCTGGGCGGCCGCATCCACCCGCAGATCGCGGTGGCCAAGCTCGCCGCGCTCGGTGAGGGCGCGCGCCTGGCGGGTTCCCGGCTGTTCGGGTGA
- a CDS encoding class I SAM-dependent methyltransferase, translating to MSAGEAAWALWQDSPWGRLRYHVVARLLRSWTADLGDGLRVLDAGGGDGRDALPFALAGHEVTILDRSPEMLALARAAAAAAGVAERVRTVSADLEDLTALAALTRHREGGSGSFDVVFCHDVLQHRSSHQQVRADVATLVSSVRPGGLVSLLAPNPPADVVATVLHEGPAAAWVTLDADRAADPATGHTALRLSPEFVADALAEAGCDVVGRAGVLAVTALLELLGDGGRVDDRVAADLEELEVELSARVPFAGTARYWLLAGRRR from the coding sequence ATGTCCGCGGGGGAGGCGGCGTGGGCGCTGTGGCAGGACTCGCCCTGGGGCCGGTTGCGGTACCACGTCGTCGCCCGGTTGCTGCGGTCCTGGACGGCCGATCTCGGCGACGGGCTGCGGGTGTTGGACGCCGGTGGGGGCGACGGGCGCGACGCCCTGCCGTTCGCCCTCGCCGGGCACGAGGTGACGATCCTCGACCGGTCGCCGGAGATGCTCGCCCTCGCGCGGGCCGCCGCGGCGGCCGCCGGGGTCGCCGAGCGGGTCCGCACGGTCAGCGCCGACCTCGAGGACCTCACCGCCCTGGCCGCGCTCACCCGGCACCGCGAGGGTGGTTCGGGCTCCTTCGACGTCGTGTTCTGCCACGACGTGCTGCAGCACCGCAGTTCCCACCAGCAGGTGCGGGCCGACGTCGCGACCCTGGTGTCCTCGGTGCGCCCCGGGGGCCTGGTCTCCCTGCTCGCGCCGAACCCGCCCGCCGACGTCGTCGCGACCGTGCTGCACGAGGGGCCCGCGGCGGCGTGGGTGACGCTGGACGCCGACCGGGCCGCCGACCCGGCGACCGGTCACACGGCGCTGCGGTTGTCGCCGGAGTTCGTCGCCGACGCCCTCGCCGAGGCCGGGTGCGACGTCGTCGGCCGGGCCGGGGTGCTCGCCGTGACGGCGCTGCTGGAACTGCTGGGCGACGGCGGCCGCGTCGACGACCGGGTGGCGGCGGACCTGGAGGAGCTGGAGGTCGAGCTCAGCGCGCGGGTTCCGTTCGCCGGGACGGCGCGGTACTGGCTGCTCGCGGGGCGACGACGCTGA
- a CDS encoding FAD/NAD(P)-binding protein, with amino-acid sequence MSLSLLFVGAGPRTLGVLDRLGAHASATGADVDVHVVDPHPAGAGRIWRADQHPLLWMNSRAADVTVLPDASSRLDGPVRTGPTLYAWLDEHRADLVAGFAATGQEALRREVLGVREGTFVSRALGSRYLGWAWERVVTDLPPTVRLHTHRTRVVDVVDQVPGQVTGPARQAVRLEDGTELVVDAVVLAQGHPDVVPGPRERAARAFADRHGLRYVEPGYTSDLGLTEDEDTLRPGADVLVAGMGLAFVDLVVLLTQGRGGRFTDGPDGLVYHPSGREPVLHVGSRRGVPYRSKITYVLDERPPLPRFFTPQALGAHGTLNLRRDLWPLVAKELAGAHYHELFRSHPGRTTGDAPGFDREFAGLPWGSAALDDLVSRAVPDPRDRFDLHRLDRPLDGWWGSSAQEVHRRVHDHVAADVARRADPAYSMDAAVFHALLSCYVTVAGLAHSGRLDPESVVEVDGWWHGLFSYLASGPPPRRLLELLALADAGVVRFLGGDVRIAPDEVGGCWTARSANSPAVVSATTLVDARLPEARITASADPLLRNLTHRGHVSELGNGRLVVDPAQRLVHTDGSVHPRRFGLGPWVAGGGWAAAFARPNLDAGFFRLNDRVAQELLRVAGTGGTDPGTPVSVVAPRAASTAPSRRTEPAR; translated from the coding sequence GTGAGCCTGTCCCTGCTCTTCGTCGGCGCCGGTCCCCGCACCCTCGGGGTGCTGGACCGCCTCGGCGCGCACGCCTCGGCGACCGGTGCGGACGTCGACGTCCACGTGGTCGACCCCCACCCCGCCGGCGCGGGCCGCATCTGGCGCGCCGACCAGCACCCGCTGCTGTGGATGAACTCCCGCGCGGCGGACGTCACCGTCCTGCCCGACGCCTCCTCCCGGCTCGACGGGCCGGTCCGGACGGGCCCGACGCTGTACGCGTGGCTCGACGAGCACCGGGCCGACCTCGTCGCCGGGTTCGCCGCGACCGGGCAGGAGGCCCTGCGCCGCGAGGTCCTCGGGGTGCGGGAGGGGACGTTCGTGTCCCGGGCGCTGGGCAGCCGGTACCTCGGCTGGGCGTGGGAGCGCGTCGTGACGGACCTGCCGCCGACCGTGCGGCTGCACACCCACCGCACCCGCGTGGTGGACGTGGTCGACCAGGTGCCCGGTCAGGTGACCGGCCCGGCGCGGCAGGCCGTGCGCCTGGAGGACGGGACCGAGCTCGTCGTCGACGCCGTGGTCCTGGCCCAGGGTCACCCCGACGTCGTGCCCGGTCCCCGGGAGCGGGCGGCGCGCGCGTTCGCCGACCGGCACGGCCTGCGCTACGTCGAGCCCGGGTACACCAGCGACCTCGGGCTCACCGAGGACGAGGACACGCTGCGCCCCGGCGCCGATGTCCTCGTGGCGGGGATGGGTCTGGCGTTCGTGGACCTGGTGGTGCTCCTCACCCAGGGGCGCGGCGGCCGCTTCACGGACGGGCCGGACGGGCTCGTCTACCACCCCAGCGGGCGTGAGCCCGTGCTGCACGTCGGGTCCCGCCGCGGCGTCCCGTACCGCTCGAAGATCACCTACGTCCTCGACGAGCGTCCGCCGCTGCCGCGGTTCTTCACCCCGCAGGCCCTCGGAGCGCACGGGACGCTGAACCTGCGCCGGGACCTGTGGCCGCTCGTCGCCAAGGAGCTCGCCGGCGCCCACTACCACGAGCTGTTCCGGTCCCACCCCGGCCGCACGACCGGCGACGCCCCCGGGTTCGACCGGGAGTTCGCCGGGCTGCCCTGGGGGTCGGCCGCCCTCGACGACCTCGTGTCCCGCGCGGTGCCCGACCCGCGGGACCGGTTCGACCTGCACCGCCTCGACCGGCCGCTGGACGGGTGGTGGGGGTCGTCGGCGCAGGAGGTGCACCGCCGGGTCCACGACCACGTCGCTGCGGACGTGGCGCGCCGCGCGGACCCGGCGTACAGCATGGACGCCGCGGTGTTCCACGCGCTGCTGTCCTGCTACGTGACGGTCGCCGGCCTCGCCCACTCCGGGCGCCTCGACCCCGAGTCCGTCGTCGAGGTCGACGGCTGGTGGCACGGGCTGTTCAGCTACCTCGCCTCCGGCCCCCCGCCGCGGCGGCTGCTCGAGCTCCTCGCCCTGGCCGACGCGGGGGTCGTGCGGTTCCTCGGCGGGGACGTGCGCATCGCCCCCGACGAGGTCGGCGGCTGCTGGACGGCGCGGTCGGCGAACTCCCCCGCCGTCGTGAGCGCCACCACCCTGGTCGACGCCCGCCTGCCCGAAGCGCGGATCACGGCCAGCGCGGACCCGTTGCTGCGCAACCTGACCCACCGCGGCCACGTGAGCGAGCTCGGGAACGGCCGGCTCGTCGTCGACCCCGCTCAGCGGCTCGTGCACACCGACGGTTCGGTGCACCCGCGGCGCTTCGGCCTGGGCCCGTGGGTGGCCGGTGGCGGGTGGGCGGCGGCGTTCGCCCGGCCGAACCTCGACGCGGGGTTCTTCCGGCTGAACGACCGGGTGGCTCAGGAACTGCTGCGGGTCGCCGGCACCGGCGGAACCGACCCCGGCACGCCCGTCAGCGTCGTCGCCCCGCGAGCAGCCAGTACCGCGCCGTCCCGGCGAACGGAACCCGCGCGCTGA
- a CDS encoding ROK family transcriptional regulator, with the protein MDALATPRPAGVTITDTSAVAWTPLTGTAHSIALEVLLDGPLARSELARRLDLSPGTLTRLSKPLLDSGLLQEIGEASDPVTGRPTRPMDVDETSHLFVGVKLTATTVHVVLTSLRATVLDTAEAELPDRTPDAVVATVVDLVRSVVAGHPEHAGSLRAVGVALGGLVGEHGHVLNASFLGWQDVPLGPVLEAELDLPVVVDNDLLSFTRAEQWFGSARRCGHFAVLTIGEGLGYGLVVRDEVLDRPDAGVGLLGHYPLLPGGPLCPAGHLGCADALLTVAAVQSRASVALRRAVGYEEVLDLAAAGDPLARRVVDDSAYGLGVLVAAVGNLTMPEMVILSGEGIRLALVGEDALHRGIAEHRSSYATDLDLVVQPTGFTEWARGAAVTAIRTFVLGHRR; encoded by the coding sequence GTGGACGCTCTCGCAACTCCTCGTCCGGCGGGTGTCACGATCACCGACACCAGCGCCGTGGCGTGGACCCCCCTGACCGGCACCGCGCACAGCATCGCGCTGGAGGTGCTGCTCGACGGGCCACTGGCCCGCAGCGAACTGGCCCGGCGGCTGGACCTGTCGCCCGGCACCCTGACCCGGCTGTCCAAGCCGTTGCTCGACTCCGGTCTGCTGCAGGAGATCGGCGAGGCCAGCGACCCCGTCACGGGCCGGCCGACCCGGCCCATGGACGTCGACGAGACCTCGCACCTGTTCGTCGGGGTCAAGCTCACCGCCACCACCGTGCACGTCGTGCTGACGTCGTTGCGCGCCACCGTGCTGGACACCGCCGAGGCCGAGCTGCCCGACCGGACGCCCGACGCGGTGGTGGCCACCGTCGTGGACCTCGTCCGCTCCGTCGTCGCCGGCCACCCCGAGCACGCCGGCTCGCTGCGCGCCGTCGGGGTCGCCCTGGGCGGGCTGGTGGGTGAGCACGGGCACGTCCTGAACGCCAGCTTCCTCGGCTGGCAGGACGTGCCGCTCGGCCCCGTCCTGGAGGCCGAGCTCGACCTGCCCGTCGTCGTCGACAACGACCTGCTGTCCTTCACGCGCGCGGAGCAGTGGTTCGGCTCGGCCCGCCGCTGCGGGCACTTCGCCGTGCTGACCATCGGCGAGGGGCTCGGGTACGGGCTCGTGGTCCGCGACGAGGTGCTCGACCGGCCCGACGCCGGCGTGGGCCTGCTGGGGCACTACCCGCTGCTGCCCGGGGGGCCGCTGTGCCCCGCCGGCCACCTCGGCTGCGCCGACGCCCTGCTCACCGTGGCCGCCGTGCAGTCCCGGGCCTCGGTGGCGCTGCGGCGCGCGGTCGGCTACGAGGAGGTCCTGGACCTCGCGGCCGCCGGGGACCCCCTGGCCCGCCGGGTCGTCGACGACTCGGCCTACGGCCTGGGCGTGCTCGTCGCGGCGGTCGGCAACCTGACGATGCCCGAGATGGTGATCCTGTCGGGTGAGGGCATCCGGCTCGCCCTGGTCGGCGAGGACGCCCTGCACCGCGGCATCGCCGAGCACCGCAGCTCCTACGCCACCGACCTCGACCTCGTCGTGCAGCCGACCGGCTTCACCGAGTGGGCCCGCGGGGCCGCGGTCACCGCGATCCGGACCTTCGTCCTGGGCCACCGCCGCTGA
- a CDS encoding alpha-galactosidase, with protein MSQHDPAPQPETPVVAGRTVHLRAAGVSLVLDVHPDSTPTLVHWGADLGDLSQPALADLVTAGRTARSNNDLDVPQPPRLLPEQSWGWSGRPGLVGHRAGAAWSTRFVPTHLEVTGGVTGGVTDGDAGGRVALRATDRDAHLDLEIELELLPSGLLRHRATVTNTGPDAYEVAELALALPVPPVATELLDLAGRWAKERIPQRRALTFGSHVRENRRGRTGPDAPLVVAVGTEGFGFRRGEVWAQHTAFSGNHRSVVERLSSGATTVAGGELLLPGEVRLATGEQYRTPWVFGAWSDAGLDGVAARFHDHLRARPHHPHGPRPVVVNTWEAVYFDLDLERLLELARAAADVGAERYVLDDGWFRHRRSDDAGLGDWYVDEGIWPQGLHPLVDGVRELGLQFGLWVEPEMVNPDSDLARAHPDWILRSGDRLPPASRQQQVLDLGNPDAYAYVLGRLDALLSEYEISYLKWDHNRDLVEAGSGPVRAPGVHAQTLATYRLLDELRARHPGVEIESCSSGGLRVDLEILEHTDRVWASDCIDPLERQDIQRWTLQLLPPELIGSHVGASPSHTTHRANDLSFRAGTALFASFGIETDLTRLSGAERDELRRWVALYKDVRSLVHTGTTVRSDDHDESFRVHGSVAPDASDALFAVVQTGTPDGSVPGRVRLPGLLADAEYHVSAQEPGDAPRVRGEADLPWLASGVRLTGRALGAVGLAAPALQPQQILLVRARRT; from the coding sequence GTGAGCCAGCACGACCCCGCACCCCAGCCCGAGACGCCTGTCGTCGCGGGCCGGACCGTGCACCTGCGCGCCGCGGGCGTGAGCCTCGTCCTCGACGTCCACCCGGACTCGACGCCGACGCTCGTGCACTGGGGCGCCGACCTCGGCGACCTGTCGCAGCCGGCCCTGGCCGACCTCGTCACCGCGGGCCGGACGGCCCGCAGCAACAACGACCTCGACGTGCCGCAACCCCCGCGGCTGCTGCCCGAGCAGTCCTGGGGCTGGAGCGGGCGCCCCGGGCTCGTCGGGCACCGGGCCGGTGCGGCCTGGTCGACGCGGTTCGTCCCCACCCACCTCGAGGTCACCGGCGGAGTCACCGGCGGGGTCACCGACGGCGACGCGGGGGGCCGGGTCGCGCTGCGGGCCACCGACCGCGACGCGCACCTCGACCTCGAGATCGAGCTGGAACTCCTGCCCTCGGGCCTGCTGCGCCACCGCGCCACCGTCACGAACACCGGCCCCGACGCGTACGAGGTCGCCGAGCTGGCCCTGGCCCTGCCCGTGCCGCCCGTGGCCACCGAACTGCTCGACCTCGCCGGCCGGTGGGCCAAGGAGCGCATCCCGCAGCGTCGGGCCCTGACGTTCGGCTCCCACGTCCGGGAGAACCGCCGCGGGCGCACCGGTCCCGACGCCCCCCTGGTCGTGGCCGTGGGGACCGAGGGTTTCGGGTTCCGGCGCGGCGAGGTGTGGGCGCAGCACACCGCGTTCAGCGGCAACCACCGCTCGGTCGTCGAACGCCTGTCCTCGGGAGCCACGACGGTCGCGGGCGGCGAACTCCTGCTGCCCGGCGAGGTCCGGCTCGCGACGGGGGAGCAGTACCGCACCCCGTGGGTGTTCGGCGCCTGGTCGGACGCCGGCCTCGACGGCGTCGCCGCCCGGTTCCACGACCACCTGCGGGCCCGCCCGCACCACCCGCACGGTCCGCGGCCCGTCGTGGTGAACACGTGGGAGGCCGTCTACTTCGACCTCGACCTCGAGCGCCTGCTGGAACTGGCCAGGGCCGCCGCCGACGTCGGCGCCGAGCGCTACGTCCTGGACGACGGGTGGTTCCGCCACCGCCGGTCGGACGACGCCGGGCTCGGCGACTGGTACGTCGACGAGGGGATCTGGCCGCAGGGTCTGCACCCGCTCGTCGACGGCGTCCGCGAACTCGGCCTGCAGTTCGGGTTGTGGGTCGAACCGGAGATGGTGAACCCCGACTCCGACCTGGCCCGCGCGCACCCGGACTGGATCCTGCGCAGCGGGGACCGGCTGCCCCCGGCCTCGCGCCAGCAGCAGGTCCTCGACCTCGGGAACCCCGACGCCTACGCGTACGTGCTCGGACGGCTCGACGCCCTGCTGTCCGAGTACGAGATCTCCTACCTGAAGTGGGACCACAACCGCGACCTCGTCGAGGCCGGTTCCGGGCCGGTGCGCGCTCCCGGGGTCCACGCCCAGACCCTGGCGACCTACCGCCTGCTCGACGAGCTGCGGGCGAGGCACCCCGGGGTCGAGATCGAGTCCTGCTCCTCCGGTGGCCTGCGCGTCGACCTCGAGATCCTCGAGCACACCGACCGGGTCTGGGCCAGCGACTGCATCGACCCGCTGGAACGCCAGGACATCCAGCGGTGGACGCTGCAGCTGCTGCCGCCCGAACTCATCGGGTCGCACGTGGGTGCCTCGCCCTCGCACACGACGCACCGCGCGAACGACCTGTCGTTCCGGGCCGGGACGGCGTTGTTCGCCTCGTTCGGCATCGAGACCGACCTCACCCGCCTCAGCGGCGCCGAACGCGACGAACTGCGCCGCTGGGTGGCGTTGTACAAGGACGTCAGGTCGTTGGTGCACACCGGGACGACGGTGCGCAGCGACGACCACGACGAGTCGTTCCGCGTGCACGGTTCCGTCGCCCCGGACGCCTCCGACGCGCTCTTCGCGGTCGTCCAGACGGGGACCCCCGACGGTTCGGTCCCCGGCCGGGTCCGGCTCCCGGGCCTGCTGGCCGACGCCGAGTACCACGTGAGCGCCCAGGAACCCGGGGACGCCCCCCGGGTCCGGGGCGAGGCCGACCTGCCCTGGCTCGCTTCCGGAGTGCGTCTCACCGGGCGTGCGCTCGGTGCGGTCGGGCTCGCCGCGCCGGCCCTGCAACCCCAGCAGATCCTCCTCGTGCGCGCCCGGCGCACCTGA